The following proteins come from a genomic window of Oscillatoria salina IIICB1:
- a CDS encoding DevA family ABC transporter ATP-binding protein has translation MAEQPVIAIANLNHYFGSGHLRKQVLFDINLAIYPGEIVIMTGPSGSGKTTLLSLIGGLRTAQSGSLKVVGEELCQAKENKLVKARRNNGYIFQAHNLHGSLTALQNVQMGLEVHGTFSKQERYQQAAEMLKQVGLGDRINYYPADLSGGQKQRVAIARALVTHPKILLADEPTAALDKKSGRDVVDLMHNLAKEQGCTILLVTHDNRILDLADRIIYLEDGRLCKRSPEIVTSVQE, from the coding sequence ATGGCGGAACAACCTGTAATTGCGATCGCTAATTTAAATCATTATTTCGGTTCGGGACACCTGCGAAAACAGGTCTTATTTGACATTAATTTAGCGATTTACCCCGGAGAAATTGTGATTATGACTGGGCCCTCCGGTTCGGGAAAAACGACTCTCCTGTCGCTGATTGGTGGCTTACGGACTGCTCAATCGGGTAGTCTAAAAGTAGTCGGGGAGGAACTTTGTCAAGCTAAGGAAAATAAGTTAGTCAAAGCCAGACGTAACAATGGTTATATTTTCCAAGCGCATAATTTGCATGGTAGCTTAACTGCGCTGCAAAATGTGCAAATGGGCTTAGAAGTACATGGTACATTTTCCAAGCAGGAACGTTATCAACAAGCTGCGGAAATGCTCAAACAAGTAGGTTTAGGAGATAGAATTAATTATTATCCGGCTGACTTATCCGGCGGACAAAAACAGCGAGTTGCGATCGCGCGGGCTTTAGTCACACACCCGAAAATCCTCCTTGCAGACGAACCTACAGCCGCTTTAGATAAAAAATCAGGACGGGATGTAGTCGATCTTATGCACAATTTAGCCAAAGAGCAAGGCTGCACGATTTTACTCGTTACTCATGATAACCGAATTTTGGATCTTGCCGATCGCATTATTTATCTCGAAGATGGACGTTTATGCAAGCGATCGCCAGAAATTGTAACTTCTGTGCAAGAATAG
- a CDS encoding serine/threonine-protein kinase: MPYCLNPLCRQPENPDLSEFCHSCGASLLLKQRYLALRPLGQGGFGKTFFGTDQHLPSQPHCVIKQLYFQSPNPNIAKKIVQLFQQEALRLDELGKHPQIPTLLAHFEEKGHLYLVQELIDGHNLTEESWQNCPDIEAKIWQLLKDILPVLQYIHDRRVIHRDIKPDNIMRRSRDNKLILIDFGIARVLTNTAIMGGATIVGTPEYMAPEQTRGKVLPASDLYSLGVTCIDLLTGISPLELYDVISETWTWREHLPAGTNISPKIGKILDKLLQPSLKNRYRSAGEVLKIINSATILRSFSSPQTSTNELQKSANLPPKTNEPTLIDNTSASPLTPTEIIATPTEINTPIEIDYSRLRLLLKRKKWRQADEETRAILCQLVGKGNSSYLYKSDIKNLPCGHLQMLDMLWVNYSKGQFGFRVQKQIYEQVNGEYHHFCDLVGWSVHRPHSDYAGFIFSLKAPVGHLPSRAWVGGYKWWEHAEVLAAKLTECQIG; the protein is encoded by the coding sequence ATGCCCTATTGTCTCAACCCTCTCTGTCGTCAACCTGAAAACCCCGATTTAAGTGAATTTTGCCATAGTTGCGGAGCTTCTCTACTCCTGAAACAACGTTATTTGGCGCTGCGTCCTCTCGGTCAAGGCGGATTTGGCAAAACCTTCTTTGGCACAGACCAACATTTACCATCTCAACCTCATTGTGTCATCAAACAACTATATTTTCAATCCCCCAACCCCAATATCGCCAAAAAGATCGTCCAACTTTTTCAACAAGAAGCCCTACGTTTAGATGAATTAGGCAAACATCCCCAAATCCCCACCTTATTAGCACATTTTGAAGAAAAAGGACATTTATATTTAGTTCAAGAACTAATTGATGGACATAATTTAACTGAAGAATCATGGCAAAACTGCCCCGATATAGAAGCAAAAATTTGGCAATTATTAAAAGACATCTTACCAGTACTACAATACATCCACGATCGCCGCGTAATCCATCGCGATATCAAACCAGATAACATCATGCGTCGCAGCCGAGATAACAAACTTATTTTAATCGATTTTGGCATTGCCCGCGTACTTACTAATACCGCAATCATGGGTGGTGCAACCATCGTTGGTACACCCGAATACATGGCTCCCGAACAAACCAGAGGTAAAGTTTTACCTGCTAGCGACTTATACAGTTTAGGCGTTACTTGTATCGACTTATTAACTGGAATATCTCCCTTAGAATTATACGATGTAATCAGCGAAACATGGACATGGCGCGAACATTTACCTGCGGGAACTAACATCAGTCCTAAAATAGGAAAAATCCTCGATAAATTATTGCAACCTTCCCTAAAAAACCGCTATCGTTCCGCAGGAGAAGTCTTGAAAATCATCAATTCCGCGACTATTTTACGCTCCTTTTCCTCTCCTCAAACCTCGACTAACGAACTACAAAAAAGCGCCAATTTACCACCAAAAACAAATGAGCCGACACTAATTGATAACACTTCAGCTTCTCCACTAACCCCCACAGAAATAATTGCCACACCCACCGAAATTAACACCCCAATTGAAATCGACTACAGCAGACTGCGACTACTTTTAAAAAGAAAAAAATGGCGACAAGCAGACGAAGAAACCAGAGCAATTTTATGTCAATTAGTGGGTAAAGGAAACAGCAGCTATCTTTATAAAAGCGACATCAAAAACTTACCCTGCGGACACTTACAAATGTTAGATATGCTCTGGGTAAACTACAGCAAAGGACAATTTGGTTTTCGCGTCCAAAAACAGATTTACGAGCAAGTAAACGGCGAATATCATCACTTTTGTGACCTAGTTGGTTGGTCAGTACATCGTCCCCATTCTGACTACGCCGGATTCATTTTTAGCCTCAAAGCACCCGTAGGACATTTACCTTCTCGTGCTTGGGTTGGCGGCTACAAATGGTGGGAACACGCCGAAGTTTTAGCCGCCAAACTAACAGAATGCCAAATTGGTTAA